One Ethanoligenens harbinense YUAN-3 genomic window carries:
- a CDS encoding replication-associated recombination protein A produces the protein MPPLADRLRPKTLDEVVGQRHLLAPDMLLRRVVETGQIPNLIFYGPSGVGKTTVASILAKQAGKTLHRLNGTNMSTADIKAIVGELDTFAGMGGVLLYLDEIQYLNKKQQQSLLEFIEDGRITLIASTTENPYFYIYNAILSRCTVFEFKSVPSAEIAKAVRRAFAVMEQDKGRTIRVPDEVVAQISTGCGGDVRKAINAVELLALAAREADGELTVTAEDAAAAAQKSAMKYDREGDEHYDLLSALQKSMRGSDPDAAVHYLARLLEAGDLPSVCRRLMVCACEDVGLAYPQIIPIVKASVDAALQVGLPEARIPLADAVVLVATSPKSNSAYLAVDAALADIRAGRSGSIPRNLQNKHYDGADNARKGQFYKYPHGFPGRWVAQQYLPDALEGREYYHFAENKTEQAAKTYWDAVKRKSEP, from the coding sequence ATGCCACCGCTTGCAGACCGACTGCGTCCGAAAACGCTGGATGAAGTGGTGGGGCAGCGCCACCTGCTCGCGCCGGACATGCTGCTTCGGCGCGTGGTGGAAACCGGGCAGATCCCCAACCTGATCTTTTACGGCCCGTCCGGCGTGGGGAAGACCACGGTGGCGTCCATCCTCGCCAAGCAGGCGGGAAAGACGCTGCACAGGCTCAACGGTACCAATATGTCCACGGCGGACATCAAAGCTATCGTGGGGGAGCTGGATACTTTCGCCGGGATGGGCGGGGTGTTGCTTTACCTTGACGAGATCCAGTATCTCAACAAAAAGCAGCAGCAGTCTTTGCTGGAGTTTATCGAGGACGGGCGCATTACGCTCATCGCGTCCACCACCGAGAACCCGTATTTCTATATTTACAACGCCATCCTCAGCCGGTGCACGGTGTTCGAGTTCAAGTCGGTGCCGTCTGCGGAAATCGCCAAAGCGGTGCGCCGCGCGTTTGCCGTGATGGAGCAGGACAAGGGCCGCACCATCCGCGTGCCGGATGAAGTGGTGGCGCAGATCAGCACTGGATGTGGCGGGGATGTGCGAAAAGCCATCAACGCCGTGGAGTTGCTGGCGCTCGCCGCCCGTGAGGCGGATGGTGAATTGACCGTAACGGCGGAAGACGCCGCGGCGGCCGCGCAGAAAAGCGCCATGAAATACGACCGCGAGGGGGATGAACATTATGACCTGCTCTCGGCGCTGCAAAAATCCATGCGCGGTTCCGACCCGGACGCGGCGGTGCATTATCTGGCGCGTCTGCTGGAGGCGGGCGACCTGCCGTCGGTCTGCCGGCGGCTGATGGTTTGTGCCTGCGAGGATGTGGGGCTGGCGTATCCGCAGATCATCCCCATCGTGAAAGCCAGCGTGGACGCGGCGTTGCAGGTGGGCCTGCCGGAAGCACGCATCCCACTGGCGGACGCGGTGGTGCTGGTGGCCACCTCGCCGAAATCCAACAGCGCCTATCTGGCGGTGGACGCCGCGCTGGCGGACATCCGCGCGGGGCGCAGCGGTTCCATCCCGCGCAACTTGCAGAACAAGCATTACGACGGTGCGGACAACGCCCGCAAGGGGCAGTTTTACAAATACCCGCATGGTTTTCCCGGCCGCTGGGTGGCGCAACAGTATCTGCCCGACGCGCTGGAAGGCCGGGAATATTACCATTTTGCCGAGAACAAAACCGAACAGGCCGCCAAGACCTACTGGGACGCGGTGAAACGGAAAAGCGAACCGTGA
- a CDS encoding DUF3892 domain-containing protein, with protein MQATKIRMKPGRSSSDELTEIDSIYLTGCQQVGYYKKEDIHNYLIGRPGNIQVNIYPYPNIVPATSSRGEKYVRSTPDSSLKDNLLNLPRT; from the coding sequence ATGCAAGCAACAAAAATCCGCATGAAGCCAGGTCGCAGCTCCTCCGACGAATTAACTGAAATTGACAGTATCTATTTGACAGGTTGCCAACAAGTGGGATATTACAAAAAAGAAGATATCCACAATTATCTTATTGGGCGCCCCGGAAACATCCAGGTGAATATTTACCCATACCCCAATATCGTCCCGGCGACCAGTTCTCGAGGAGAAAAATATGTGCGTTCCACACCCGATTCATCTTTGAAAGATAATTTACTTAACTTGCCCCGCACGTAA
- a CDS encoding glycosyltransferase family 2 protein, whose product MPAYDDGLVSIITPVYNKERYIAQTIDSVQAQTFGDWELLLTDDCSTDRSAAIIAEYGERDARLRYTCLPRNGGAAAARNEALARAKGRYVAFLDADDLWQPEKLEKQLALMRDKGYGFTYTAIEMIDENGAPRTGKRPVPARVDYRYLLANTVIACSSVVIDRAVIGDFRMPPVRKGQDFATWLSILRKGHRAYGIDEALVRYRVAPGSISSNKWAALARTWRIYRQQEQLSLFSAAWYFGWYTFHAVKKYWM is encoded by the coding sequence ATGCCCGCATATGACGACGGACTGGTGTCCATCATCACGCCGGTCTACAATAAGGAACGCTATATTGCGCAGACCATCGATTCTGTGCAGGCGCAGACATTCGGCGACTGGGAATTGCTGCTCACCGACGACTGCTCCACTGATCGTTCCGCCGCCATCATCGCGGAATACGGAGAGCGGGATGCCCGCCTGCGGTATACTTGCCTGCCGCGGAACGGCGGCGCGGCGGCGGCGCGCAACGAGGCGCTGGCGCGCGCGAAAGGGCGCTATGTGGCGTTTCTGGATGCGGACGATCTCTGGCAACCGGAAAAACTGGAAAAACAACTGGCCCTGATGCGTGACAAGGGCTATGGCTTTACATATACCGCTATCGAGATGATCGACGAAAACGGTGCGCCCCGTACCGGCAAACGCCCCGTACCCGCGCGGGTGGACTACCGTTATCTGCTTGCAAACACCGTGATCGCCTGCTCCTCGGTGGTGATCGACCGCGCCGTTATTGGCGATTTCCGTATGCCGCCGGTTCGCAAGGGGCAGGACTTTGCCACCTGGCTGTCCATTTTGCGCAAAGGGCACCGGGCTTACGGCATCGACGAGGCGCTGGTGCGCTACCGTGTGGCGCCCGGTTCCATCTCCTCAAACAAATGGGCGGCTCTGGCGCGCACATGGCGTATCTACCGGCAGCAGGAACAGTTGTCGCTTTTCTCCGCGGCATGGTATTTTGGATGGTATACGTTCCATGCCGTGAAAAAATACTGGATGTGA
- a CDS encoding glycosyltransferase, with the protein METFDYVFVVLVYRNPHDLRGFLASLARVEGSRKVIVVNSFYDQPTRDETAAVCEEHGCDFLNVENRGYGAGNNAGIRFARAHYRFAFLVISNPDIEIQALPATVLEQKGRTVLLGPLVRTENGKRQNPYMPAHSALRERLMCFYTRHSRSMAPFWAAVALNKTHRILFNVLFGRRERRVYALHGSFLLFSEPALQKLGLPFDERMFLFREEDHLARRARGLGIPMRYTPGIRVLHHEDGSVRFLSAQTRRYALDSLRIYFGLQ; encoded by the coding sequence GTGGAAACCTTCGATTATGTGTTTGTGGTGCTGGTCTACCGCAACCCGCACGACCTGCGCGGTTTTCTGGCGTCGCTGGCCCGGGTGGAGGGAAGCCGCAAGGTCATTGTGGTCAACAGCTTCTACGATCAGCCCACGAGGGATGAAACGGCGGCCGTCTGCGAAGAGCACGGCTGTGACTTTCTGAATGTGGAGAACCGCGGCTACGGTGCGGGAAACAACGCGGGCATCCGCTTTGCGCGCGCGCACTACCGCTTTGCCTTTCTGGTGATCAGCAACCCGGATATCGAGATACAGGCGCTGCCCGCGACGGTTTTGGAACAAAAGGGGCGGACCGTGCTGTTGGGGCCGCTGGTGCGTACCGAAAACGGCAAGCGGCAAAACCCGTATATGCCGGCCCACAGCGCGCTGCGCGAGCGGCTGATGTGCTTCTATACCCGGCACTCGCGCAGCATGGCACCGTTCTGGGCGGCGGTGGCTCTCAACAAGACGCACCGCATTCTGTTCAACGTGCTGTTCGGCCGCAGGGAGCGGCGGGTCTATGCGCTGCACGGCAGTTTTCTGCTGTTCTCGGAGCCGGCGCTGCAAAAGCTGGGCCTGCCGTTTGACGAACGCATGTTTTTGTTCCGGGAAGAAGATCATCTGGCCCGGCGCGCGCGGGGCCTGGGTATCCCGATGCGCTACACGCCGGGTATCCGCGTGCTGCACCATGAGGACGGCAGCGTGCGGTTTCTCAGCGCGCAGACCAGGCGCTATGCGCTCGATTCGCTGCGGATCTATTTCGGGCTGCAGTAG
- a CDS encoding lipopolysaccharide biosynthesis protein: MANGVIRRGIANVKYVLLSQFCYYVVTFLTAFVLPGVLGVVPNGYYQIYFFYTANFVGLMHIGFNDGIYLKFGGYEFDKLPQELFRTFMRLYICMNGIEMLALLAVVLWEPNPNKRFAFVFAVLNILVVNLSALLNYINQATGRIRLYSFIVIAQQVQLIAGLVVLFLLRHVDFRTVIVLDFAAKTVVVFINVACCRDLFFGKRAPWRAAWGPYWDNIRVGVKLMIANLMAMLVMGAGKLVMERLGTVADFSEYSFASNAINIAMAFISAVGLVLYPVLCRLERKTLPYYFQRINRLLCAFIFSMMLLYYPLVVVIRVFLPKYDAVLSYLHLLFPIVIMQSKMQMLINNYYESLREERAMMWANLSAVGLFVAVALPLYLWHPSVLVIVWATLGVFVWRCYASELFLKRKMGIHSMRNMFEEWGMGGLFIVANSLLGWGPGLMLYAAAVAAYLLYYRRELLPAVRTVMQSALDR, translated from the coding sequence GTGGCAAACGGCGTCATCAGGCGGGGCATCGCCAATGTCAAATATGTGCTGCTCTCGCAGTTCTGCTATTATGTCGTCACATTCCTGACCGCATTTGTCCTGCCGGGCGTGCTGGGCGTGGTGCCTAACGGCTATTACCAGATCTATTTTTTCTACACGGCCAATTTTGTCGGGTTGATGCACATCGGGTTCAACGACGGTATCTATCTGAAATTCGGCGGCTATGAGTTCGACAAACTGCCGCAGGAGCTCTTCCGCACGTTCATGCGGCTGTATATCTGCATGAACGGCATCGAGATGCTGGCGCTGCTGGCGGTGGTGCTGTGGGAGCCGAATCCTAACAAACGCTTTGCATTTGTGTTCGCGGTGCTGAACATCCTGGTGGTCAACCTTTCGGCGTTGCTCAATTACATCAACCAGGCCACCGGGCGCATCCGCCTGTACAGCTTCATCGTCATCGCCCAGCAGGTGCAGCTTATTGCCGGGCTGGTTGTTTTGTTCCTGCTCCGGCATGTGGATTTCCGCACCGTAATCGTGCTGGACTTTGCCGCCAAAACCGTGGTGGTGTTCATCAATGTGGCCTGCTGCCGGGACCTGTTTTTTGGGAAACGGGCGCCATGGCGCGCCGCGTGGGGGCCGTATTGGGACAATATACGCGTGGGCGTCAAACTGATGATCGCCAACCTGATGGCCATGCTGGTGATGGGCGCGGGTAAGCTGGTGATGGAACGCCTGGGCACGGTGGCGGATTTCAGTGAGTATTCGTTTGCGAGCAATGCCATCAATATTGCGATGGCTTTCATTTCCGCGGTGGGGCTGGTGCTCTATCCGGTGCTGTGCCGGCTGGAGAGAAAAACGCTGCCGTATTATTTTCAGCGAATCAACCGGCTGCTCTGCGCATTCATCTTTAGCATGATGCTGCTGTATTATCCGCTGGTGGTGGTCATCCGCGTCTTCCTGCCGAAATACGACGCGGTGCTGTCCTATCTGCATCTGCTGTTTCCCATTGTCATCATGCAGAGCAAGATGCAGATGCTCATCAACAACTATTACGAGTCCCTGCGTGAGGAGAGAGCCATGATGTGGGCCAATCTCTCCGCCGTGGGGCTGTTTGTCGCGGTGGCGCTGCCGCTGTACCTATGGCATCCGTCGGTGCTGGTCATCGTGTGGGCGACGCTGGGCGTGTTCGTCTGGCGCTGCTATGCCTCCGAATTGTTCTTAAAGCGGAAAATGGGTATCCACAGCATGCGCAATATGTTCGAGGAATGGGGCATGGGGGGGCTGTTCATCGTGGCGAACAGCCTGCTCGGCTGGGGGCCGGGGCTTATGCTTTATGCCGCCGCCGTGGCCGCTTATCTGCTCTATTACCGCAGGGAACTGCTTCCCGCTGTGCGCACGGTGATGCAAAGTGCACTTGACCGCTGA
- a CDS encoding DUF2752 domain-containing protein yields MTHASRARPVLLPAERGTSLTFFLLAFLPVLASFFLTTDGRLTTAHLGAISIPLRTVCVFHLLTGYNCPVDGMTRTFAFMGHGQLAEALRMSLPGVLLYVFCLFEIPLRGVWLVRGRMPRILRVLEPVLFGTVGAVDAVFFLAQFFR; encoded by the coding sequence ATGACACACGCCTCCCGAGCCCGTCCGGTCCTCCTGCCCGCCGAGCGGGGAACCTCGCTCACTTTTTTTCTGCTGGCCTTTCTGCCGGTGCTTGCTTCATTCTTCCTCACCACCGACGGTCGGTTGACCACCGCGCACCTCGGGGCGATTTCCATCCCGCTGCGCACGGTCTGCGTCTTCCATCTGCTCACCGGTTACAACTGTCCGGTGGACGGCATGACCCGCACGTTCGCGTTCATGGGGCACGGACAGCTCGCGGAAGCCCTGCGGATGAGCCTGCCCGGCGTGTTGCTGTATGTCTTCTGTCTGTTTGAGATCCCGCTGCGCGGCGTATGGCTGGTGCGGGGGCGGATGCCGCGCATACTTCGCGTGCTGGAGCCGGTGCTGTTCGGTACCGTCGGCGCGGTGGATGCAGTGTTTTTCCTCGCACAGTTTTTCCGGTGA
- a CDS encoding DUF4190 domain-containing protein, giving the protein MKNCPQCHHDCADDMIICPDCGYLFSATQPPNDWQQNPPYQSAQNGGQPFGNGYNGYPPYQNVPKDSLATPSMVLGIIGVVASCCFIGVIPAIIGLIFGIISKLRIARTGARGSGLALAGIILSSVAIAITIVVLIRVIIVFNDPAAMEQYRRIIEQYQQAQQ; this is encoded by the coding sequence ATGAAAAACTGTCCCCAATGCCACCACGACTGCGCGGATGACATGATTATCTGCCCGGACTGCGGCTATCTGTTCAGCGCCACACAACCACCAAACGACTGGCAGCAAAACCCGCCGTATCAGAGCGCCCAAAATGGCGGACAGCCTTTCGGAAACGGCTACAATGGATACCCACCGTATCAGAACGTGCCCAAGGACAGCCTAGCGACGCCATCCATGGTGCTCGGCATCATCGGGGTGGTGGCTTCCTGCTGCTTCATCGGCGTCATCCCCGCCATCATCGGCCTGATCTTCGGCATCATTTCCAAACTGCGCATCGCCCGCACCGGTGCCCGGGGGTCCGGCCTGGCGCTGGCGGGCATCATCCTTTCCTCAGTGGCAATCGCCATCACCATCGTTGTGCTGATCCGTGTCATCATCGTCTTCAACGACCCGGCGGCGATGGAACAATACCGCCGGATTATCGAGCAATATCAGCAGGCACAGCAATGA
- a CDS encoding DUF4190 domain-containing protein gives MKRCAKCGAACADSDTYCGVCGAPLPAWGRPAPTGDGFAVASMVLGIIGICTFWFGLGVITSILAVIFSLIVLCTARRRAVGHGMAIAGLVTGGLALFITLLIVVFLIAIGSAASSQRQDTYSDTGGALFSHTDGGDYSA, from the coding sequence ATGAAACGGTGTGCAAAATGCGGCGCGGCCTGCGCCGATTCCGATACATACTGCGGCGTATGCGGCGCGCCCCTGCCCGCATGGGGCCGCCCCGCCCCCACGGGCGACGGGTTTGCCGTCGCTTCCATGGTGCTGGGCATCATCGGCATCTGCACGTTCTGGTTCGGTCTGGGAGTCATCACGTCCATTCTGGCCGTCATCTTCAGCCTGATCGTACTGTGCACCGCGCGCAGGCGGGCCGTAGGGCACGGCATGGCCATCGCCGGGCTGGTCACGGGCGGGCTTGCGCTTTTTATCACGCTGCTGATTGTTGTGTTTCTTATCGCCATCGGGAGCGCGGCATCCTCTCAGCGGCAAGACACCTACAGCGATACCGGTGGGGCGCTCTTCTCACATACCGACGGCGGTGATTACAGCGCCTGA
- a CDS encoding NAD(P)/FAD-dependent oxidoreductase: MLKTHYDIVIIGGGIGGLMCAWRLAEKCPDASVAIFEKGEDINNRRCPIVSGQAKSCMRCKSCAIMEGLAGAGAFSDGKYIISHEYGGWLPEFLPGQTVVDYIEQADRILVSCGATTERFQPDDALKKLCLAHDLHMQQAVVKHLGTDANLETMRRMVDQLRGKCAIFTHAEVTDVQADSRTLVVRLPDGEHTCTAENIVFAVGRAGSGFFSAWCARNHVELHNNQVDVGVRVELPAIVWEDFSKKIYEPKIWYRSKNYGDVTRMFCFNERGQVVTENTGGILTVNGHAYRDPAKKTENSNFALLATMRFTSPFREPIAYAKHVASLANLISGGSVLVQRLGDLEQGRRTDEKRLHDSTTRPTLRAVAGDLSLCMPKRQLDDIIETLHALDVIAPGTANHDTLLYGVECKYYSARPETEDFELKGYSHIYAIGDGAGFTRSLAQASANGLYLADKLARGRI, from the coding sequence ATGCTCAAAACGCATTATGATATTGTGATCATCGGGGGCGGCATCGGCGGGCTGATGTGCGCGTGGCGTTTGGCTGAAAAATGTCCGGATGCTTCGGTGGCCATTTTTGAAAAAGGTGAGGATATCAACAACCGCCGCTGTCCGATCGTTTCGGGACAGGCCAAATCCTGCATGCGCTGTAAAAGCTGCGCCATCATGGAGGGCCTGGCTGGCGCGGGCGCATTTTCGGACGGAAAATACATCATTTCACATGAATACGGCGGCTGGCTTCCGGAGTTTCTACCGGGCCAGACCGTGGTGGATTATATCGAGCAGGCGGACCGCATCCTGGTTTCATGCGGGGCGACCACTGAACGCTTCCAGCCGGACGACGCGCTCAAAAAGCTCTGCCTGGCACACGACCTGCACATGCAGCAGGCTGTAGTCAAGCACCTGGGCACCGACGCGAATCTGGAGACCATGCGCCGTATGGTGGATCAGCTGCGCGGCAAATGCGCCATCTTCACCCATGCGGAAGTGACCGACGTGCAGGCCGACAGCCGCACGCTTGTGGTCCGCCTGCCGGATGGGGAACACACCTGCACGGCGGAGAACATCGTTTTCGCGGTGGGGCGCGCGGGCAGCGGTTTCTTCTCGGCGTGGTGCGCGCGCAACCATGTGGAACTGCACAACAATCAAGTGGACGTGGGCGTGCGGGTGGAGCTGCCCGCCATCGTCTGGGAGGACTTTTCCAAGAAAATCTATGAGCCGAAGATCTGGTACCGCAGTAAGAATTACGGCGATGTGACACGGATGTTCTGCTTCAACGAGCGCGGGCAGGTGGTCACCGAGAACACCGGAGGCATCCTCACGGTGAACGGCCACGCCTACCGCGACCCGGCCAAAAAGACGGAAAATTCCAATTTCGCGCTGTTGGCCACCATGCGCTTCACCAGCCCGTTCAGAGAACCGATCGCATACGCCAAGCATGTGGCCAGCCTGGCCAACCTCATCAGCGGGGGAAGCGTGCTGGTGCAGCGGCTGGGCGACTTGGAACAGGGCAGGCGCACCGATGAGAAACGCCTGCACGACAGCACCACCCGCCCTACGCTGCGTGCCGTGGCGGGCGATTTGAGCCTGTGTATGCCCAAGCGCCAGTTGGACGACATCATCGAGACCCTGCACGCGCTGGACGTCATCGCCCCCGGCACGGCCAATCACGATACGCTGCTCTACGGCGTGGAGTGCAAATATTACTCCGCCCGCCCGGAGACGGAGGATTTTGAACTGAAAGGCTACTCGCATATCTATGCCATCGGCGATGGCGCGGGATTCACACGCTCGCTCGCACAGGCCTCGGCCAACGGGCTGTATCTGGCGGATAAACTTGCGCGCGGGCGCATATAG
- a CDS encoding undecaprenyldiphospho-muramoylpentapeptide beta-N-acetylglucosaminyltransferase: protein MKKIVLTGGGTAGHITPNLALLPLLQTAGFSISYIGLKDGMEEGLIRPTGVAFYGITGGKLRRYADLKNFTDLFRIGAGFWESVSLLRKLKPDVLFSKGGFVSTPVVWAAKLCGVPVVTHESDSTFGLANRLSAPFARKMCYTFPESGAHLPEDKGVFTGLPIREQLLHGNREKGLRLCEFSADKPVLVVTGGSQGAAFINRMVRRCLPKLLETFQVCHLCGKGNVDEKLEGMPGYRQFAYVTDDLPDVFAMADMVVTRGGSTSLFELLALQKPMLIIPYSRKASRGDQIINGRSFQKQGFGEVLMEADENGMDMMPAAFLRAVRQVYENRERYIENMQKSPARGGAQNVFAVLCEVAGLSS from the coding sequence TTGAAAAAGATCGTACTGACCGGCGGGGGCACGGCGGGGCATATCACGCCCAATCTCGCGCTGCTGCCGCTTTTGCAGACAGCCGGTTTTTCCATATCGTATATCGGGCTCAAAGACGGTATGGAGGAAGGACTCATCCGCCCTACCGGCGTGGCGTTTTACGGCATTACCGGCGGCAAACTGCGCCGTTATGCGGATCTGAAAAATTTTACCGACCTGTTTCGCATCGGCGCGGGGTTCTGGGAGTCGGTGTCGCTGCTGCGCAAGCTCAAACCGGATGTGCTGTTTAGTAAAGGCGGGTTCGTGTCCACGCCGGTGGTGTGGGCGGCGAAGCTTTGCGGCGTGCCGGTCGTCACCCACGAATCGGACAGCACGTTCGGCCTGGCCAACCGTCTGAGCGCCCCGTTCGCGCGGAAGATGTGCTATACGTTTCCCGAGAGCGGCGCACATCTGCCCGAAGACAAGGGCGTGTTCACCGGTCTGCCTATCCGTGAGCAACTGCTGCACGGCAATCGGGAAAAGGGCCTGCGGCTCTGCGAATTTTCGGCAGACAAACCGGTGCTGGTGGTTACGGGCGGCAGCCAGGGCGCGGCTTTCATCAACCGCATGGTGCGCCGCTGCCTGCCCAAGTTGCTGGAGACCTTCCAGGTTTGTCACCTCTGCGGCAAAGGCAATGTGGATGAAAAGCTGGAGGGCATGCCGGGGTACCGCCAGTTTGCCTATGTGACCGACGATCTGCCGGATGTGTTCGCCATGGCGGACATGGTGGTTACACGCGGGGGCTCCACCAGCCTGTTTGAATTGCTGGCCCTGCAAAAGCCCATGCTCATCATTCCGTATTCGCGCAAGGCCAGCCGTGGCGACCAGATCATCAACGGGCGCTCGTTCCAGAAGCAGGGTTTCGGCGAGGTACTGATGGAAGCGGACGAAAACGGTATGGACATGATGCCGGCCGCATTTTTGCGCGCGGTGCGGCAGGTGTATGAGAACCGAGAGCGCTATATCGAAAACATGCAAAAAAGCCCGGCGCGCGGCGGCGCGCAGAACGTCTTCGCCGTTCTCTGTGAGGTGGCGGGGCTTTCGTCGTAA
- a CDS encoding metal-dependent transcriptional regulator, which produces MQNDRFYTFHEYLKTEDGALSASMEDYLEMIWRLSGPNGFTRIHELSQALHIRQSSATKMVQRLAQKGYVRYQKYGFLTLEEKGKQAGAWLMQRHRAIERFMRMIAVPEALVLEETEKTEHMFGVESTLCLEHFVRFLSARPEVIEQYRLAFPNTGAT; this is translated from the coding sequence ATGCAAAACGACCGGTTTTATACGTTTCACGAATATTTGAAAACAGAGGACGGCGCCCTTTCCGCGTCGATGGAGGACTATCTTGAAATGATCTGGCGGCTCTCCGGTCCCAACGGTTTCACCCGCATCCACGAGCTTTCGCAGGCGCTGCACATCCGGCAATCCTCGGCCACCAAGATGGTACAACGCCTCGCGCAAAAAGGCTACGTGCGCTACCAGAAATACGGTTTTCTCACACTGGAAGAAAAGGGGAAGCAAGCGGGCGCATGGCTGATGCAGCGTCACCGGGCCATCGAGCGGTTCATGCGGATGATCGCCGTGCCCGAGGCGCTGGTGCTGGAGGAAACCGAAAAAACCGAGCATATGTTCGGCGTCGAGTCCACGCTCTGCCTGGAGCATTTCGTGCGGTTTCTATCCGCCCGGCCCGAGGTCATTGAGCAGTACCGTCTTGCGTTCCCGAACACCGGGGCAACGTAA
- a CDS encoding Nramp family divalent metal transporter has translation MQSKDSPIELTFRHAGKEKPGCRAVRRSGGRLGQMLKFIGPAFIVSVAYIDPGNFATNIEGGSVYNYTLIWVILWSNVLAIFLQTMSAKLGIATGHNLPEMCAKAYSKRVNRVFWVLAEVGAMATDLAEFLGGTLGLNILFRMPMFYAGLLTGLLTFFICCLERYGQKLVEIVIAGFVAVVGAAYLLELFLARPDWAQVGWHTVVPSLPDGHALILAAGMLGATVMPHVIYLHSQLVRHRCGNGSAEEKRHHFKMEKIDIAIAMNIAFCVNAAMVAVSAAVFFRHGMVVDTMQQAQQSLTPLLGPLSGGAFGIALLASGLSSSAVGTMAGQTVMQGFVNLSIPVNLRRLITMLPALVIIAAGVNPMQALVWSQVALSFILPLPVLQMLSIAGKRKWMGEMVNRPWEQALGIAAAAVIIAMNALLLVLTFTGQA, from the coding sequence ATGCAGAGCAAAGACAGTCCAATCGAGCTTACGTTCAGGCATGCGGGCAAGGAAAAACCCGGGTGCCGTGCAGTCCGGCGCTCGGGCGGAAGATTGGGCCAGATGCTGAAATTTATCGGTCCGGCGTTTATCGTCAGCGTGGCATACATAGATCCGGGCAATTTCGCAACGAATATCGAGGGCGGTTCCGTTTACAATTATACGCTGATCTGGGTTATCCTGTGGAGCAATGTGCTGGCCATTTTTTTGCAGACGATGTCTGCTAAACTTGGTATCGCCACCGGGCACAACCTGCCGGAAATGTGCGCAAAGGCATACTCCAAGCGGGTGAACCGGGTGTTTTGGGTGCTGGCGGAGGTCGGCGCGATGGCGACCGACCTGGCCGAGTTCCTCGGCGGCACGCTGGGGCTGAATATCCTGTTTAGAATGCCCATGTTTTATGCGGGCCTGCTCACCGGCCTGCTGACGTTTTTCATCTGCTGCCTGGAGCGGTATGGGCAGAAGCTGGTGGAAATAGTTATCGCCGGATTCGTGGCGGTCGTCGGCGCCGCATATCTGCTGGAGCTTTTTCTGGCAAGGCCGGACTGGGCGCAGGTGGGGTGGCATACGGTCGTCCCCTCTCTGCCGGACGGCCATGCGCTGATCCTTGCGGCTGGTATGCTGGGCGCGACGGTGATGCCGCATGTGATCTATCTGCATTCGCAGCTGGTGCGGCACCGGTGCGGGAACGGGTCGGCGGAGGAGAAACGGCATCATTTCAAAATGGAGAAAATCGACATCGCCATTGCCATGAACATCGCGTTCTGCGTGAACGCCGCGATGGTGGCCGTTTCGGCCGCGGTGTTTTTCCGGCACGGCATGGTGGTGGATACCATGCAGCAGGCACAGCAGTCGCTCACCCCGCTTTTGGGTCCGTTGTCCGGCGGGGCGTTCGGCATCGCGCTGCTGGCATCGGGGCTGTCGTCGTCCGCCGTAGGCACCATGGCCGGGCAGACCGTTATGCAGGGGTTCGTCAATCTCAGCATTCCGGTCAACCTCCGCCGGCTCATCACCATGCTGCCGGCGCTGGTCATCATCGCCGCCGGGGTGAACCCGATGCAGGCGCTGGTATGGAGCCAGGTCGCGCTCAGCTTCATTCTGCCGCTGCCGGTCTTGCAGATGCTGTCCATCGCGGGGAAGCGCAAATGGATGGGCGAGATGGTCAACCGTCCGTGGGAGCAGGCGCTGGGCATTGCCGCCGCGGCTGTTATCATCGCCATGAACGCCCTGCTGCTTGTGCTGACGTTTACCGGGCAGGCATGA